The Methylomarinum sp. Ch1-1 genome contains the following window.
GAATTGGAATTCATCTACACCGACAATCGCCGCGATTATGCCGAGGGCAAGGTGGCCACATTATTGACTCGCTCGGAGCATCGTGTTGAACCGGCCTGCCCGCATTTCGGCGTCTGTGGCGGCTGCAGCTTTCAGCATGTCGATGACGCCGAACAGATTCACTTCAAGGAGGATTTGCTGCAGGAACAATTTCGACGTATCGGCAAGGTGGAAATTCCCAAGATCTGGGAGCCGTTGACCGGCCCGCATTGGGGATACCGAAGCAAAGCCCGCATGGGGGTTAAATATGTGGCGAAAAAAGGCCGGGTATTGGTCGGTTTTCGCGAACGCCGCAATCCGTTTCTGGCCGAAATCGAAAGCTGCAAGGTCATGCATCCGATCGTCGGCGAAAAGCTGATGGACTTGTCGGCGATGATCGGAAAACTGACTATCAAGGACAAAATTCCCCAGATAGAAGTTGCGATCGGTGAGCAGGCGTGCGTGCTGGCATTCCGGGTGCTGGAGGCGCCGACCGCGGAAGACAGGCAAATCATGAGTGACTTCGGTAAGGAGCACGGCATCAGCATCTGTCTCCAACTTAAAGGGCCGGATACGATCATGCCGATACCGGGAGACGCGGAGGTGACGCCCGGCTATCGCTTGCCGGATCAACAGGTGGCGTTCAAGTTTCGTCCGGCGATGTTCACCCAGGTCAATTACGATATCAATCGTAAAATGGTGAATCGAGCCATCGAGGCCTTGGAACTGAACGAAAACGACAATGTGCTGGACCTGTTCTGCGGCCTCGGCAATTTCACCTTACCGATGGCGACCCGGGCAGGACATGTGGTCGGTGTCGAAGCCGATCTGCCGCTGGTCAAGCATGCCCGAGAAAATGCCCGTTTGAATCGATTGGACAATGTCGATTTCTATGTTGCCGATTTGAGCAAAGATGTCAGTGAGCAAGAATGGAGTCGTCAACGATTCAACAAGGTGTTGCTCGATCCTTCCCGGGCCGGCGCCTCGGAGGTCTTGCATAATTTCAAGCACTGGCGGCCGGAACGTATCGTCTATGTATCCTGTAATCCGTCGACCTTGGCCAGGGATGCCGGCATTCTGGTCAATGAACTCGATTATAAGCTGATCAAGGCCGGGGTTATGGATATGTTTCCGCAGACCGCACACGTGGAATCGATTGCGTTGTTCGAGCGATGATGCGGGCCGATCGTTATCTGGAGGTTTTCATCGCCGATCAGCAGTTGGTGGTCTGGCAGGATGGGGGTATCGTCAAGACTTACCCGGTTTCCACCGCAAAAAACGGCCCGGGGGAGCGAATGGGGAGTGAATGTACGCCTACCGGCTGGCATAGGATCCGCGCCAAAATCGGCGCGGGTCAGCCGATCAATAGTGTCTTTGTCGGCAGAAGACCGACCGGGGAAGTCTACAGCGCCGAGTTGGCCCGGCAATATCCTCGCCGTGACTGGATACTGAGCCGGATTTTATGGCTGAACGGCATGGAGCCGGGGAAAAACCGCTACGGCCGGGTCGATAGCGGCTGGCGTTATATTTATATCCACGGTTGTCCGGATCATTTGTTGCAGGGGCGGCCTGAATCGCACGGCTGTATCCGGATGAAGAATACCGATGTGATCGAGTTGTTCGAACGGGTTGCGGCCGGCTGTCCGGTTTTCATTCATCGATAGGCGGCAGAAACATAGGTTCTGTTGCTGAATCGTTATACTGTTTGGATAGTAATTATTCAGCGTATTTTATCAGAGGAATATGCACAAAATAACTTCCCGAAACAGTAGGCTTTGTGGAGGTTTCGGGGTTACCTCATTAAATGAATGAGTGGCAAAACAGAATTTAACAACAAATACGCCAGGGGGATCCGCTGTGCGTGATCCATCTCACGGATGTGGTTGTGCTGATGATAGGAAGCGCACCGGTTTTTGATGCGCTTCACGTTGTTCAGCACATCCTACGAAAGGCATCGCGACCGTAGGGTGATTCGCCGCCAGGCAATGCGCCTGGATACCACAATGACCAATTTTGCCTCCGGCGGCGGTTTTTGGCGGCTTGCTTCGCGAAGCCGCCCTACGTTGGCGGATCCGCTGCGCTTGATCCGCCCTACCGGTGCGGGTAGGGTGTGCTGACGATAGGAAGCGCACCTTGTTACGATGCGCTTCACGCTGTTCGACGCATCCGAAGGCAAGGCTACATTGGCGTGCAACCGTAGGGTGATTCGCCGCCAGGCAATGCGCCTGGATACCACAATGACCAATTTTGCCTCCGGCGGCGGTTTTTGGCGGCTTGCTTCGCGAAGCCGCCCTACGTTGGCGGATCCGCTGCGCTTGATCCGCCCTACCGGTGCGGGTAGGGTGTGCTGACGATAGGAAGCGCACCTTGTTTCGATGCCTTCACGCTGTTCGACACATCCGAAGGCAAGACGGTGCTTTGCGTAGGAGCGCCGCCCTCGGCGCGTAAAGCAAGTAGTCCGCATCGCTATGCGAAATGCAGGTCAACGAGGTCCTGAACGATTCAACCGTGACTAGAGTAAGTTAAACGTTCGGGGCGGGTTAAATAACCCGCCCCGCCCAGAAGGTATTTTTTAATGAGGGAGCCCTGGCGGTGGAGGTTCGGCAGCAATTCCCAGTTTAAGTATTTTTGCAGGGTTTAGGGCATGGGGTGTGTCTGTCGAGGAGCGCCGTTCACCCAGCACCTAAATTATCCTGGAATGTAAAATATAGTCCAGTAGTCATGGAATTTAGGTGCTGGGTTAACGCGTCCCGAGAAATCACCCGAGAAATCAATGGTCTACTCCCTAAACCCTGAAAGATACTGAATAGTTACCCCATTTTGTTTATTAAGGTTGATTTTAGCAAATGCCCAGAATCGTATTAGGTATAGAATATGACGGCAGCCAGTTCCATGGCTGGCAATGGCAGGACGGGAAGCGCAGCGTGCAGGGAGAGCTGCAGGCCGGCTTGAGCAAAGTCGCCGACCAACCGGTGACGGTGCTCTGCGCCGGGCGTACCGACGCCGGCGTGCATGCCTTGGAGCAAGTGGTGCATTTCGACTGCGAAGCCGAACGCGATATGCGCGCCTGGGTGATGGGGGGCAACAGTCAATTGCCCGGTGATGTCAGGATTCTCTGGGCCAAGCCGGCGATCGCCGATTTTCATGCCCGCTATAGCGCCATCGCCCGCTTTTATCGCTACGTCTTTTTCAATCGCCCGGTGAAGTCGGCGCTGGCGCGCAACCAGGTCACCTGGTGTTATG
Protein-coding sequences here:
- the rlmD gene encoding 23S rRNA (uracil(1939)-C(5))-methyltransferase RlmD, producing MARRRVRKKKLPENPVKVTIESLSHDGRGVAHVDGKVVFIDEALPGEELEFIYTDNRRDYAEGKVATLLTRSEHRVEPACPHFGVCGGCSFQHVDDAEQIHFKEDLLQEQFRRIGKVEIPKIWEPLTGPHWGYRSKARMGVKYVAKKGRVLVGFRERRNPFLAEIESCKVMHPIVGEKLMDLSAMIGKLTIKDKIPQIEVAIGEQACVLAFRVLEAPTAEDRQIMSDFGKEHGISICLQLKGPDTIMPIPGDAEVTPGYRLPDQQVAFKFRPAMFTQVNYDINRKMVNRAIEALELNENDNVLDLFCGLGNFTLPMATRAGHVVGVEADLPLVKHARENARLNRLDNVDFYVADLSKDVSEQEWSRQRFNKVLLDPSRAGASEVLHNFKHWRPERIVYVSCNPSTLARDAGILVNELDYKLIKAGVMDMFPQTAHVESIALFER
- a CDS encoding L,D-transpeptidase, whose amino-acid sequence is MRADRYLEVFIADQQLVVWQDGGIVKTYPVSTAKNGPGERMGSECTPTGWHRIRAKIGAGQPINSVFVGRRPTGEVYSAELARQYPRRDWILSRILWLNGMEPGKNRYGRVDSGWRYIYIHGCPDHLLQGRPESHGCIRMKNTDVIELFERVAAGCPVFIHR